In one window of Macadamia integrifolia cultivar HAES 741 chromosome 2, SCU_Mint_v3, whole genome shotgun sequence DNA:
- the LOC122071806 gene encoding non-specific phospholipase C1-like, translating to MVDRRHLLFTLLFFHLLVFSESHKFNNFHRKKKIDGPIKTLVVIVMENRSFDHILGWLKSTRPDIDGLTGKESNRFSASDPNSQEVFVSDDAVFVDSDPGHSFQAIREQIFGSEDVSANPAPMNGFVQEAANMDERMPKTVMSGFKPELVPVYTSLANEFAVFDRWFASVPTSTQPNRFYVHSATSHGCQSNVRKDLIHGFPQKTIFDSIEENGLSYGIYYQNIPATLFLKSMRKLKHVIKFHSYSLKFKLHAMLGRLPNYVVIEQRYFDVNLFPANDDHPSHDVALGQKFVKEVYETLRKSPQWNETALLITYDEHGGFYDHVSTPVAGVPNPDGIIGPDPFYFRFDRLGVRVPTFLISPWIEKGLVIHEPNGPTQYSQYEHSSVAATVKKLFNLKSNFLTKRDAWAGSFENYFYLRDTPRTDCPEKLPEVTTSLRPHGPHEDKSLSEFQLELIMLAAQLNGDHVLSSYPDMGKSMTVAEANRYAEDAVARFLEAGKAALRAGANESAIVTMKPSLTSRTTGGVYGSHFQSH from the exons ATGGTGGACCGCCGCCATCTACTTTTcactctcctcttcttccaccTCCTAGTTTTTTCTGAATCCCACAAATTCAATAACTTCCACCGGAAGAAGAAAATCGATGGCCCCATCAAAACCCTTGTGGTTATAGTCATGGAAAACCGCTCCTTCGATCACATTTTAGGATGGCTTAAATCAACTCGCCCGGATATTGATGGTCTGACCGGAAAAGAATCGAACCGTTTCTCGGCTTCTGACCCTAATTCGCAGGAAGTCTTCGTCTCCGACGACGCTGTGTTCGTCGACTCCGATCCTGGTCACTCGTTTCAAGCGATTCGAGAGCAGATTTTTGGGTCAGAGGACGTCTCCGCCAACCCTGCTCCCATGAATGGGTTTGTTCAAGAAGCAGCGAATATGGACGAGCGTATGCCGAAGACGGTGATGAGTGGTTTCAAGCCGGAGCTTGTTCCAGTTTACACCTCTTTGGCGAACGAGTTCGCTGTTTTCGATCGATGGTTCGCTTCTGTGCCCACTTCGACTCAGCCGAATCGGTTTTACGTTCACTCGGCCACCTCTCATGGGTGTCAGAGTAACGTAAGAAAGGACCTCATCCATGGTTTCCCTCAGAAGACTATTTTCGATTCGATAGAAGAGAATGGGCTTAGCTATGGGATTTATTACCAGAATATCCCTGCAACTCTGTTCTTGAAGAGCATGAGGAAGCTTAAGCACGTGATTAAGTTCCATAGTTACAGTTTGAAGTTCAAATTACACGCCATGTTAGGTAGGCTTCCTAATTATGTGGTGATCGAGCAGAGGTACTTTGATGTGAACTTGTTCCCTGCAAACGATGATCATCCATCGCATGACGTTGCGCTTGGGCAGAAGTTTGTGAAGGAGGTgtatgagacattgaggaaaagCCCCCAATGGAATGAAACGGCGCTGTTGATCACCTATGACGAGCATGGTGGGTTTTATGATCATGTGTCCACGCCGGTTGCTGGTGTCCCCAACCCTGATGGGATTATTGGTCCTGATCCATTCTACTTCAGGTTCGATAGGTTGGGTGTTCGAGTACCGACGTTTCTTATCTCTCCCTGGATAGAGAAAGGGCTTG TGATCCATGAGCCTAATGGACCAACTCAATATTCACAATATGAACATTCTTCTGTTGCTGCAACTGTAAAGAAGCTCTTCAACCTGAAATCAAATTTCCTGACAAAGAGAGACGCATGGGCTGGGTCCTTTGAGAACTACTTCTACCTCCGTGACACACCCCGTACTGATTGTCCAG AAAAGTTGCCCGAAGTCACAACTTCGTTGAGGCCACATGGACCGCATGAGGACAAGAGCCTTTCGGAATTCCAGTTGGAGTTGATTATGCTTGCAGCTCAACTGAACGGAGATCACGTTCTCAGTTCTTATCCAGACATGGGAAAAAGCATGACAGTGGCTGAAGCCAACAGGTACGCCGAGGATGCCGTAGCTAGGTTTTTGGAAGCTGGAAAAGCTGCCTTAAGGGCTGGAGCTAATGAGTCTGCCATTGTTACCATGAAACCTTCACTCACAAGCCGAACAACTGGAGGAGTCTATGGGTCACATTTTCAAAGTCATTGA